One Streptomyces sp. NBC_00554 DNA segment encodes these proteins:
- a CDS encoding GH1 family beta-glucosidase has protein sequence MPEPVTPVTFPPAFLWGAATSAYQIEGAVREDGRTPSIWDTFSHTPGRTAGGETGDVAVDHYHRYRDDVALMADLGLTAYRFSVSWSRVQPTGRGPAVQRGLDFYRRLVDELLAHGIKPAVTLYHWDLPQELEDAGGWPERDTALRFAEYAQILGEALGDRVEQWITLNEPWCSAFLGYGSGVHAPGRTDPAASLRAAHHLNLAHGLGTSALRAAMPARNSVAVSLNSSVVRPVSQNPADLSAARRIDDLANGVFHGPMLHGAYPESLFAATASVTDWSYVLDGDLALIKQPLDALGLNYYTPTLVSAAENVTDGPRADGHGASSHSPWPGADDVAFHQTPGERTEMGWTIDPTGLHDLIMRYVREAPGLPIYITENGAAYDDKPDPDGRVHDPERIAYLHGHLAAVRRAITDGADVRGYYLWSLMDNFEWAYGYGKRFGAVYVDYATLERTPKSSARWYGEAARTGVLPGVATE, from the coding sequence ATGCCTGAGCCTGTGACGCCCGTGACCTTTCCTCCCGCCTTCCTCTGGGGCGCCGCGACCTCCGCGTACCAGATCGAGGGGGCGGTACGGGAGGACGGCCGCACGCCCTCGATCTGGGACACCTTCAGCCATACGCCGGGCAGGACGGCGGGCGGCGAGACCGGTGACGTGGCCGTGGACCACTACCACCGCTACCGCGACGACGTGGCCCTGATGGCGGACCTCGGCCTGACCGCGTACCGCTTCTCGGTCTCCTGGTCCCGGGTGCAGCCGACGGGCCGCGGCCCCGCGGTCCAGCGCGGCCTGGACTTCTACCGCCGGCTGGTGGACGAGCTGCTCGCGCACGGCATCAAACCGGCCGTCACCCTCTACCACTGGGACCTCCCGCAGGAGCTGGAGGACGCGGGCGGCTGGCCCGAACGCGACACGGCGCTGCGTTTCGCGGAGTACGCGCAGATACTGGGCGAGGCGCTCGGCGACCGAGTCGAGCAGTGGATCACCCTCAACGAGCCCTGGTGCAGCGCCTTTCTGGGGTACGGCTCCGGGGTGCACGCTCCCGGCCGCACCGACCCGGCGGCGTCGCTGCGTGCCGCGCACCATCTGAACCTGGCGCACGGCCTGGGCACTTCGGCCCTGCGCGCCGCGATGCCCGCCCGCAACTCGGTCGCGGTGAGCCTCAACTCCTCGGTCGTCAGGCCGGTTTCGCAGAACCCGGCCGACCTGTCGGCGGCGCGGCGCATCGACGACCTCGCCAACGGGGTCTTCCACGGTCCGATGCTGCACGGGGCGTACCCGGAGAGCCTGTTCGCGGCGACGGCGTCGGTCACGGACTGGTCGTACGTCCTGGACGGCGATCTCGCCCTGATCAAACAGCCCTTGGACGCGCTCGGCCTCAACTACTACACACCGACGCTGGTTTCGGCGGCGGAGAACGTGACGGACGGCCCGCGAGCGGACGGCCACGGCGCGAGCTCGCACTCCCCCTGGCCGGGCGCGGACGACGTCGCCTTCCACCAAACGCCGGGCGAGCGTACGGAGATGGGCTGGACGATCGACCCGACGGGCCTGCACGACCTGATCATGAGGTACGTCCGCGAGGCTCCCGGCCTGCCGATCTACATCACCGAGAACGGCGCCGCGTACGACGACAAGCCGGACCCCGACGGCCGGGTCCACGACCCCGAGCGGATCGCGTACCTCCACGGCCACCTCGCCGCCGTACGCCGCGCCATCACCGACGGCGCGGACGTCCGCGGCTACTACCTCTGGTCCCTGATGGACAACTTCGAGTGGGCGTACGGCTACGGCAAGCGCTTCGGAGCGGTGTACGTGGACTACGCGACCCTGGAACGTACGCCGAAGTCGAGTGCCCGGTGGTACGGGGAGGCGGCGCGGACGGGGGTGCTGCCGGGGGTGGCCACCGAGTAG
- a CDS encoding carbohydrate ABC transporter permease, with product MTTTLTPPTDPVKEPPKRTRRPKSARAGGQLHGGPIAYAVLVLFTIGSLFPLVWTAIAASRDNNRLAQTPPPFWFGSGLFDKLELAWKDANLGEAMLNTTIVAGISAVTVVVLSTIAGFAFAKLRFKGRNAMMLIIIGTMMIPPQLSVIPLYMMVAKLDWSDQLQAVIFPSLVSAFGVFFMRQYLIQALPNELIEAARVDGASSWRVIWHVVFPAARPAMAVLGMLVFVQTWNDFLWPFLVLTQMGNPTVQVAVAGLGRGFTPDQSLIMAGALLGTLPLLLVFAIFGKQIVGGIMQGAVKG from the coding sequence GTGACGACGACACTGACGCCCCCCACCGACCCTGTGAAGGAACCGCCCAAGCGCACCCGGCGCCCCAAGTCGGCCCGTGCGGGCGGGCAGTTGCACGGCGGCCCGATCGCGTACGCCGTGCTCGTGCTGTTCACCATCGGCTCGCTGTTCCCGCTGGTGTGGACGGCGATCGCCGCCTCGCGCGACAACAACCGGCTGGCGCAGACGCCACCGCCGTTCTGGTTCGGCTCGGGCCTGTTCGACAAGCTCGAACTCGCCTGGAAGGACGCCAATCTGGGCGAGGCGATGCTCAACACCACGATCGTGGCCGGGATTTCGGCGGTCACCGTCGTCGTCCTCTCCACGATCGCCGGGTTCGCCTTCGCCAAGCTGCGCTTCAAGGGCCGTAACGCCATGATGCTGATCATCATCGGCACCATGATGATTCCGCCCCAGCTCAGCGTGATCCCGCTGTACATGATGGTCGCCAAGCTCGACTGGTCCGACCAGCTCCAGGCAGTGATCTTCCCGTCCCTCGTGAGCGCCTTCGGTGTCTTCTTCATGCGGCAGTACCTGATCCAGGCGCTGCCGAACGAGCTGATCGAGGCGGCCCGGGTGGACGGCGCGAGCAGCTGGCGGGTGATCTGGCACGTGGTGTTCCCGGCGGCGCGCCCCGCGATGGCCGTGCTCGGCATGCTCGTCTTCGTGCAGACGTGGAACGACTTCCTGTGGCCGTTCCTCGTGCTGACCCAGATGGGCAACCCGACCGTGCAGGTCGCGGTCGCGGGCCTCGGCCGCGGCTTCACCCCCGACCAGTCCCTGATCATGGCGGGCGCGCTGCTCGGCACGCTGCCGCTGCTGCTCGTCTTCGCGATCTTCGGCAAGCAGATCGTGGGCGGCATCATGCAGGGCGCCGTCAAGGGCTGA
- a CDS encoding carbohydrate ABC transporter permease, protein MSPRHDTAAPPEKEGGAAPADRIPSSTPAEADVRRRARLSRRWQRDMRWSPYAFVSPFFLLFLAFGLFPLIYTGWASLHAVELTAPTDMDWVGLRNYTRIFDDDFFWNAAKNTLTIGIISTVPQLMMAMGLAHILNYKLRGSTFYRVAMLAPYATSIAAASLVFVLLFGRDYGMINWALNAVGFDNIDWQNDKWPSQIAVSSIIIWRWTGYNALIYLAAMQAIPQDLYESAALDGASRWKQFLHVTLPSLRPTILFTVVVSTIGASQVFGEPLLFDANKGASGGAQHQFQTLGLYLYEQGWVNQHLGRASAIAWTMFLILIVIGIVNYVISRRLRASS, encoded by the coding sequence ATGTCCCCCCGGCACGACACCGCCGCGCCCCCCGAGAAGGAGGGGGGCGCGGCCCCGGCCGACCGGATCCCGTCAAGTACGCCCGCTGAGGCGGACGTTCGACGCCGGGCCCGGCTCTCCCGCCGATGGCAGCGGGACATGCGCTGGAGCCCGTACGCCTTCGTCTCCCCGTTCTTCCTGCTCTTCCTCGCCTTCGGCCTCTTCCCGCTGATCTACACGGGCTGGGCCTCGCTGCACGCGGTGGAGCTGACGGCGCCAACCGACATGGACTGGGTGGGCCTGCGCAACTACACCCGGATCTTCGACGACGACTTCTTCTGGAACGCGGCGAAGAACACCCTGACCATCGGGATCATCTCCACCGTCCCGCAGCTGATGATGGCGATGGGCCTCGCCCACATCCTCAACTACAAGCTGCGCGGCTCGACCTTCTACCGGGTCGCGATGCTCGCGCCGTACGCCACGTCGATCGCCGCCGCCTCGCTGGTGTTCGTGCTGCTCTTCGGCCGCGACTACGGCATGATCAACTGGGCGCTGAACGCCGTCGGGTTCGACAACATCGACTGGCAGAACGACAAGTGGCCCTCGCAGATAGCCGTTTCGTCGATCATCATCTGGCGCTGGACGGGCTACAACGCGCTGATCTATCTGGCGGCGATGCAGGCCATCCCGCAGGACCTCTACGAGTCGGCGGCCCTCGACGGAGCCTCGCGCTGGAAGCAGTTCCTGCACGTCACGCTGCCGTCGCTGCGGCCGACGATCCTGTTCACCGTCGTCGTCTCGACGATCGGCGCCAGCCAGGTGTTCGGCGAGCCGCTCCTCTTCGACGCCAACAAGGGTGCGTCCGGCGGCGCCCAGCACCAGTTCCAGACGCTCGGCCTCTATCTGTACGAGCAGGGCTGGGTCAACCAGCACCTGGGCCGGGCCTCCGCCATCGCCTGGACCATGTTCTTGATCCTCATCGTGATCGGGATCGTCAACTACGTCATCTCGCGCCGGCTGCGCGCCAGTAGTTAG
- a CDS encoding ABC transporter substrate-binding protein produces the protein MRARTRTARKVVVLATIASLGTGLLAGCADDGKDSSGSSSEGGGKGKTKITLGLFGTAGFEESGLYKEYEKLHPDIDIQQTVVERNENYYPALVNHLTTNSGLQDIQMVEVGNIAEIVETQATKLLDLSKYGKESDYLDWKWKQATTKDGQTIGVGTDIGPMAICYRTDLFKAAGLPTDREEVGKLWAGSWDKFVDVGKQYQAKAKGTTFLDSPGGLLQAILSSETERFYDSAGEVIYKTNPAVKAAFDLTSQAAEDGLIGNQTQFQPAWDTTIANSKFAAMSCPPWMLGYIKGKSKPEAAGKWDVAQSPVSGNWGGSFLTVPKSGKNTEEAAKLAAWLTAPEQQAKLFGVQGSFPSTPAAYDSTEVTTAKNDMTGAAPIGTIFAEAAKNIPVQTIGPKDQIIQQGLTDNGVVLVTQGKSPEEAWKNAVKTIDNNLEK, from the coding sequence ATGCGAGCACGTACCCGAACCGCCCGCAAGGTGGTAGTCCTCGCGACGATCGCGTCGCTGGGCACCGGGCTGCTGGCCGGCTGTGCCGACGACGGCAAGGACAGCTCCGGTTCGTCGTCGGAAGGCGGCGGCAAGGGCAAGACCAAGATCACGCTCGGCCTCTTCGGCACCGCCGGCTTCGAGGAGTCCGGCCTGTACAAGGAGTACGAGAAGCTCCACCCGGACATCGACATCCAGCAGACCGTCGTGGAGCGCAACGAGAACTACTACCCGGCGCTCGTCAACCACCTCACCACCAACAGCGGCCTCCAGGACATCCAGATGGTCGAAGTCGGCAACATCGCCGAGATCGTCGAGACCCAGGCGACCAAGCTGCTCGACCTGTCGAAGTACGGCAAGGAGAGCGACTACCTCGACTGGAAGTGGAAGCAGGCCACCACCAAGGACGGGCAGACGATCGGGGTCGGCACCGACATCGGTCCGATGGCCATCTGCTACCGCACGGACCTGTTCAAGGCAGCCGGTCTGCCCACCGACCGCGAGGAAGTCGGCAAGCTGTGGGCGGGCAGCTGGGACAAGTTCGTCGACGTCGGCAAGCAGTACCAGGCGAAGGCCAAGGGCACCACCTTCCTGGACTCCCCCGGCGGTCTGCTCCAGGCGATCCTCAGCAGTGAGACCGAGCGGTTCTACGACTCCGCAGGCGAGGTCATCTACAAGACGAACCCGGCCGTGAAGGCCGCGTTCGACCTCACCTCGCAGGCCGCCGAGGACGGACTGATCGGCAATCAGACGCAGTTCCAGCCCGCCTGGGACACGACGATCGCCAACAGCAAGTTCGCAGCGATGTCCTGCCCGCCGTGGATGCTGGGTTACATCAAGGGCAAGTCGAAGCCCGAAGCGGCCGGCAAGTGGGACGTCGCCCAGTCGCCCGTGTCCGGCAACTGGGGCGGCTCCTTCCTGACCGTGCCCAAGTCCGGCAAGAACACCGAAGAAGCCGCGAAGCTGGCCGCCTGGCTGACCGCTCCCGAGCAGCAGGCCAAGCTGTTCGGCGTGCAGGGCAGCTTCCCGAGCACCCCGGCGGCGTACGACTCGACCGAGGTGACAACCGCGAAGAACGACATGACGGGTGCCGCGCCGATCGGCACGATCTTCGCCGAGGCCGCCAAGAACATCCCGGTCCAGACGATCGGCCCGAAGGACCAGATCATCCAGCAGGGTCTGACCGACAACGGCGTGGTTCTCGTGACCCAGGGCAAGTCTCCCGAAGAGGCCTGGAAGAACGCCGTGAAGACCATCGACAACAACCTGGAGAAGTGA
- a CDS encoding LacI family DNA-binding transcriptional regulator, translated as MAGHGARGRSGGRPTLEEVAARAGVGRGTVSRVINGSPRVSDATRAAVEAAVAELGYVPNTAARALAANRTDAIALVVPEPETRFFAEPYFSDMLRGVGAALSDTEMQLLLIFAGSDRERQRLAQYLAAHRVDGVLLVSVHADDPLPDLLSQLEIPAVISGRRSAGETLPSVDSDNYGGGRAAVEHLIAQGRRTIVHLAGRLDVFGAQRRVDGYREGLREAGREPDDRLIVPGDFTEEGGRRAMTELLDRCPSLDAVFAGSDVMAAGARQVLREAGRRIPEDVALVGYDDSAIARHMDPPLTSVRQPIELMGRAMIDLLLDEIADRRPAVSRGLERRQVVLPTELVARASS; from the coding sequence ATGGCAGGCCACGGAGCGCGGGGCCGGAGCGGCGGGCGGCCGACCCTTGAGGAGGTCGCCGCGCGGGCCGGAGTGGGCCGCGGGACGGTGTCCCGGGTGATCAACGGTTCCCCGCGGGTCAGCGACGCGACCCGCGCCGCCGTCGAGGCCGCGGTCGCGGAACTCGGCTATGTCCCGAACACGGCGGCCCGTGCCCTCGCGGCCAACCGAACCGACGCGATCGCCCTTGTCGTCCCCGAACCCGAGACCCGCTTCTTCGCGGAACCGTACTTCTCGGACATGCTGCGGGGGGTCGGCGCGGCGCTGTCCGACACCGAGATGCAGCTGCTGCTGATCTTCGCGGGCAGCGATCGTGAGCGCCAGCGACTGGCCCAGTACCTGGCCGCGCACCGCGTGGACGGCGTCCTGCTGGTCTCGGTCCACGCGGACGACCCGCTCCCCGATCTCCTCTCCCAGCTGGAGATCCCGGCGGTCATCAGCGGCCGCCGCTCGGCGGGCGAGACGCTGCCGTCCGTGGACTCCGACAACTACGGCGGAGGCCGCGCGGCCGTCGAGCACCTGATCGCCCAGGGCCGCCGCACCATAGTCCACCTGGCGGGCCGCCTCGACGTCTTCGGCGCCCAGCGCCGCGTCGACGGCTACCGCGAGGGCCTGCGCGAGGCGGGCCGGGAGCCCGACGACCGGCTGATCGTCCCCGGCGACTTCACCGAGGAGGGCGGCCGCCGTGCGATGACGGAACTCCTGGACCGCTGCCCCTCCCTCGACGCGGTCTTCGCCGGCTCCGACGTCATGGCGGCCGGCGCCCGCCAGGTCCTGCGCGAGGCGGGCCGCCGTATACCCGAAGACGTGGCCCTCGTCGGCTACGACGACTCCGCCATCGCCCGCCACATGGACCCCCCGCTCACCAGCGTGCGTCAGCCGATCGAGCTGATGGGCCGCGCGATGATCGACCTCCTCCTGGACGAGATCGCGGACCGCCGTCCGGCGGTGTCGCGCGGCCTGGAGAGACGGCAGGTCGTGCTGCCCACGGAGCTGGTGGCCCGGGCGTCTTCGTGA
- a CDS encoding alpha/beta hydrolase gives MPQTHAAERTHRLVSSPAGRIHLVEEGTGPLVLLVHGFPESWYSWRHQLPVLAAAGYRVAAIDVRGYGRSSRPEAVSAYRMLDLVEDNVAVVRALGEETAVLVGHDWGATIAAVSGLVRPDVFRAVGLLSVPYAPPGGPKPSEVFARMGGDEEFYVSYFQEPGRAEREIEPDVRGWLAGFYAALSADTMPAPGAPDPHFLSPGGTLRERFPAGRLPGWLGERELDVYAGEFERTGMSGALGRYRNMDRDWEDLAAFEGAPVTQPSLFIGGGLDASTTWMADAIKAFPVTLPGLTASHILDACGHWVQQERPEETNRLLTTWLASLPA, from the coding sequence ATGCCGCAGACCCACGCAGCAGAGCGCACGCACCGTCTGGTGTCTTCGCCCGCCGGACGGATCCACCTGGTGGAGGAGGGCACCGGCCCGCTGGTCCTGCTCGTGCACGGATTCCCCGAGTCCTGGTACTCGTGGCGCCACCAGCTGCCGGTGCTGGCCGCGGCCGGCTACCGGGTGGCCGCCATCGATGTCCGCGGCTACGGGCGCTCCTCCAGGCCCGAGGCGGTGAGCGCGTACCGGATGCTCGACCTGGTGGAGGACAACGTCGCCGTGGTGCGGGCGCTGGGCGAGGAGACCGCCGTGCTCGTCGGGCACGACTGGGGTGCGACGATCGCCGCCGTCTCGGGCCTGGTCCGGCCCGATGTGTTCCGCGCGGTCGGGCTGCTGAGCGTGCCCTACGCCCCGCCCGGCGGCCCCAAGCCCAGCGAGGTCTTCGCGCGGATGGGCGGGGACGAGGAGTTCTACGTCTCCTACTTCCAGGAGCCCGGACGGGCGGAGCGGGAGATCGAGCCCGACGTCCGGGGCTGGCTGGCCGGTTTCTACGCCGCCCTGTCCGCCGACACCATGCCCGCGCCCGGCGCTCCCGACCCGCACTTCCTGAGCCCCGGCGGGACGCTGCGCGAACGGTTCCCCGCCGGACGGCTCCCGGGCTGGCTCGGCGAGCGCGAACTCGATGTCTACGCCGGGGAGTTCGAGCGGACCGGGATGAGCGGGGCACTGGGCCGCTACCGGAACATGGACCGCGACTGGGAGGATCTGGCCGCCTTCGAGGGTGCCCCCGTCACTCAGCCCTCGCTGTTCATCGGCGGCGGCCTGGACGCCTCCACCACCTGGATGGCCGACGCCATCAAGGCGTTCCCCGTCACCCTGCCCGGCCTGACCGCCTCGCACATCCTCGACGCCTGCGGCCACTGGGTCCAACAGGAACGCCCTGAGGAGACCAACCGGCTGCTGACCACCTGGCTCGCGTCCCTGCCGGCCTGA
- a CDS encoding FxLYD domain-containing protein: MPYGSPGSGWGAPPPPQPPKRNTGKIVGFGCLGVFLLFVVLGVIGLVFGSGDDSSKDSGAVVEESTAKASPKETSGPEGDVKITKCEVDSTTSWPAAELLITNRSSKESTYFIDVEFVDNSGKRLGEASAGTSNLAPGQKAEETAQGLNEISVKIECKVTEVTRWAS; encoded by the coding sequence ATGCCGTACGGATCTCCAGGGTCGGGATGGGGTGCTCCGCCGCCCCCACAGCCGCCGAAGAGGAACACCGGGAAGATCGTCGGCTTCGGCTGCCTCGGTGTCTTCCTGCTGTTCGTGGTCCTCGGCGTGATCGGCCTCGTGTTCGGCAGCGGGGACGACTCGTCGAAGGACAGCGGCGCGGTGGTCGAGGAGTCGACGGCGAAGGCGAGCCCCAAGGAGACGTCCGGCCCTGAGGGAGACGTGAAGATCACGAAGTGCGAGGTGGACTCCACGACATCCTGGCCGGCCGCCGAACTGCTGATCACGAACCGCAGCTCGAAGGAGTCGACCTATTTCATCGACGTCGAGTTCGTGGACAACTCGGGGAAGCGGCTGGGCGAGGCGTCCGCAGGGACGAGCAACTTGGCGCCGGGGCAGAAGGCGGAGGAGACCGCGCAGGGCCTGAACGAGATCTCGGTGAAGATCGAGTGCAAGGTGACCGAGGTGACGCGGTGGGCTTCATAA
- the orn gene encoding oligoribonuclease encodes MNDRMVWIDCEMTGLSLSDDALIEVAALVTDSELNVLGDGVDIVIRPPDAALETMPDVVRTMHTKSGLLSELAEGTTLADAEAQVLAYVREHVKEPGKAPLCGNSVGTDRGFLLRDMSTLEEYLHYRIVDVSSIKELARRWYPRAYFNSPDKNGNHRALADIRESIAELRYYREAIFVPQPGPDSETARTIAAKHVLPTE; translated from the coding sequence ATGAACGATCGCATGGTGTGGATCGACTGCGAGATGACCGGTCTCTCGCTGTCGGATGACGCGCTCATCGAGGTGGCCGCGCTGGTCACCGACTCTGAGCTGAACGTACTCGGTGACGGAGTGGACATCGTGATCCGCCCGCCGGACGCGGCGCTGGAGACGATGCCGGACGTGGTGCGCACGATGCACACGAAATCCGGCCTCCTCTCCGAGCTGGCCGAGGGTACGACCCTGGCGGACGCCGAGGCGCAGGTCCTCGCCTACGTACGCGAGCACGTCAAGGAGCCGGGCAAGGCCCCGCTGTGCGGAAACTCGGTGGGCACGGACCGGGGTTTCCTCCTCCGTGACATGTCGACCCTGGAGGAGTACCTCCACTACCGCATCGTGGACGTCTCCTCCATCAAGGAGCTGGCCCGCCGCTGGTACCCCCGGGCGTACTTCAACAGCCCGGACAAGAACGGCAACCACCGCGCCCTGGCCGACATCCGCGAGTCCATCGCCGAGCTCCGCTACTACCGCGAGGCGATCTTCGTCCCGCAGCCGGGACCCGACTCGGAGACCGCCCGCACCATCGCCGCGAAGCACGTCCTGCCCACCGAATAG
- a CDS encoding helix-turn-helix domain-containing protein, with protein MSHDSTAAPEAAARKLSGRRRKEIVAVLLFSGGPIFESSIPLSVFGIDRQDAGVPRYRLLVSAGEEGPLRTTGGLELTAPHGLEAISRAGTVVVPAWRSITSPPPEEALDALRRAHEEGARIVGLCTGAFVLAAAGLLDGRPATTHWMYAPTLAKRYPSVHVDPRELFVDDGDVLTSAGTAAGIDLCLHIVRTDHGNEAAGALARRLVVPPRRSGGQERYLDRSLPEEIGADPLAEVVAWALEHLHEQFDVETLAARAYMSRRTFDRRFRSLTGSAPLQWLITQRVLQAQRLLETSDYSVDEVAGRCGFRSPVALRGHFRRQLGSSPAAYRAAYRARRPQSADRPSSDSDGAAGPAGPPPAIHQENPVPPQTRRTAAAGIVGQSTSMSTDPGRAGAELYAAGRPSLPGQRSAP; from the coding sequence ATGAGCCACGACTCCACTGCCGCGCCGGAAGCCGCGGCCCGGAAACTTTCCGGGCGACGCCGCAAGGAGATCGTCGCGGTGCTGCTGTTCAGCGGCGGCCCCATCTTCGAGAGTTCCATACCGCTGTCGGTGTTCGGGATTGACCGCCAGGACGCCGGCGTACCGCGATATCGCCTCTTGGTGAGCGCGGGCGAGGAAGGCCCGCTGCGGACCACAGGGGGCCTGGAACTCACCGCGCCACATGGCCTGGAAGCGATCTCGCGGGCAGGCACGGTGGTCGTGCCCGCCTGGCGGTCGATCACCTCGCCGCCGCCGGAGGAGGCGCTCGACGCACTGCGCCGGGCGCACGAGGAAGGCGCCCGCATAGTCGGGCTGTGCACCGGCGCCTTCGTGCTGGCCGCGGCGGGTCTGCTGGACGGCCGTCCAGCGACCACCCACTGGATGTACGCGCCGACGCTGGCGAAGCGCTACCCGTCCGTCCATGTCGACCCACGAGAACTCTTCGTGGACGACGGAGACGTACTGACTTCGGCGGGTACGGCGGCCGGAATCGATCTGTGCCTCCACATCGTGCGGACGGACCACGGCAACGAGGCGGCCGGCGCGCTGGCCCGTCGTCTGGTGGTCCCGCCGCGCCGCAGCGGCGGTCAGGAGCGCTATCTCGACAGGTCTTTACCTGAGGAGATCGGCGCCGACCCCCTCGCGGAGGTCGTCGCCTGGGCGCTGGAGCATCTCCACGAGCAGTTCGACGTGGAGACGCTGGCGGCTCGCGCGTACATGAGCCGGCGGACCTTCGACCGCCGTTTCCGGTCGCTCACCGGGAGCGCTCCCCTGCAGTGGCTGATCACGCAGCGGGTGCTCCAGGCGCAGCGTCTTCTGGAGACGTCGGACTACTCGGTCGACGAGGTCGCGGGCCGCTGCGGCTTCCGTTCGCCGGTCGCGCTCCGGGGTCATTTCCGGCGCCAGCTCGGCTCGTCGCCGGCCGCGTACCGGGCCGCGTACCGGGCCCGTCGTCCGCAGTCCGCCGACCGGCCGTCCTCGGACTCGGACGGCGCCGCGGGTCCGGCGGGACCGCCACCGGCCATCCACCAGGAGAACCCGGTTCCGCCGCAGACCCGGCGTACGGCGGCCGCGGGCATCGTCGGGCAGTCCACGTCGATGTCGACGGACCCGGGCAGGGCGGGCGCTGAGCTGTACGCGGCGGGACGGCCGAGCCTGCCGGGGCAACGCAGCGCCCCGTAG
- a CDS encoding universal stress protein, with product MAGHEYFDPADRQRPLADPTAAEPLAAEELRQSCDPAFKHGVVVGFDGSTSSERALAYAIGMAHRSGSGLIIVHVANRLPTTVWAGCEPPVFVDVPDHRTEVLGLELACAEYLAEVPWILVERGGDICHELEEVGREYEADAIVVGSTHGIVGRIFGSVAGRLAKRAQRPVVVIP from the coding sequence ATGGCCGGTCACGAATACTTCGATCCCGCGGACCGCCAGCGCCCGCTCGCCGATCCCACGGCGGCCGAGCCCCTGGCGGCGGAGGAACTCCGCCAGTCCTGCGATCCCGCCTTCAAGCACGGCGTAGTCGTCGGTTTCGACGGCTCGACGTCCAGCGAGCGTGCCCTCGCCTACGCGATCGGCATGGCCCACCGCTCCGGCTCCGGCCTGATCATCGTCCATGTCGCCAACCGGCTGCCCACCACCGTGTGGGCGGGCTGCGAGCCCCCGGTCTTCGTCGACGTGCCGGACCATCGCACCGAGGTGCTCGGACTCGAGCTCGCCTGTGCCGAGTATCTGGCCGAGGTCCCGTGGATCCTCGTCGAGCGCGGCGGCGACATCTGCCACGAACTCGAAGAGGTGGGGCGGGAGTACGAGGCGGACGCGATCGTCGTCGGATCCACGCACGGCATCGTCGGGCGCATCTTCGGCTCGGTCGCGGGCCGGCTCGCCAAGCGCGCGCAGCGTCCTGTTGTCGTCATTCCCTGA
- a CDS encoding GPR1/FUN34/YaaH family transporter, translating into MDNDVSAGSTTSILGQLALGLTLLAFGLGHTEVIDGVTAADSVSLATYVGGIALFVAGLFAFRDRDAFTGTAFSALGALWFTWGVSADATLSANAAGLFLLLFALVALSLTLGASGASQLTRGAYGLLFVAMLLLAIGQFGDSEGLAKVGGWFAAAAGALAWYSATAALAHWPTALPRRAAGRGVTATG; encoded by the coding sequence GTGGACAATGACGTCTCCGCGGGAAGCACCACCTCGATCCTCGGCCAACTCGCGCTAGGACTCACCCTGCTGGCCTTCGGTCTCGGTCACACCGAGGTCATCGACGGCGTGACGGCAGCCGACTCCGTCTCCCTCGCCACGTACGTCGGTGGCATCGCGCTCTTCGTCGCCGGGCTGTTCGCCTTCCGCGACCGTGACGCCTTCACCGGTACGGCGTTCTCCGCGCTCGGCGCGCTCTGGTTCACCTGGGGTGTCTCGGCCGACGCGACCCTCTCCGCGAACGCGGCGGGGCTCTTCCTGCTGCTGTTCGCCCTTGTCGCGCTCAGCCTGACGCTCGGGGCGTCCGGCGCCTCGCAACTCACCCGCGGGGCATACGGGTTGCTCTTCGTGGCGATGCTGCTGCTCGCCATCGGGCAGTTCGGTGACTCCGAGGGGCTTGCCAAGGTCGGGGGCTGGTTCGCCGCGGCCGCGGGTGCGCTTGCCTGGTACTCGGCTACGGCTGCGTTGGCTCACTGGCCCACTGCTCTTCCCAGGCGCGCCGCCGGCCGGGGGGTGACGGCCACCGGCTGA